A genomic window from Passer domesticus isolate bPasDom1 chromosome Z, bPasDom1.hap1, whole genome shotgun sequence includes:
- the LOC135290334 gene encoding uncharacterized protein LOC135290334 → MGAKVSTTQKRLVLKVQGVLVVGGFENVNKKEIKMLVAWLLSQFPATDPEQIVNYTFWSHVSLKANSMCRSGDSKMLKIAFLCSTIRDLLKSHRQLGEQPTVNEFVPSSVVRSSPVPQSLNSTPKSGILKRAARFGSTQEPFHLPGSLQDVPSPRLKSPGQTPRDSSYPPFSPVKVLKGSKTVRFHPLPSPTPSESSLTQDGVSEPQNGGCHVQPPAKTFPPPHNPFRSSRNPFRCPDSSSFTPSLSSSAPPLPPPIAPPSATPHTYLTSEAGTTSSVPAPVTGSSPSVPSSGSHGLPSGSHGPSGAGGGAGSRDPGSMPTLSAAPVTYIPGREGRTQAHWTPFPNTAIKELCKAQKDYSRESEFFRGILRATLTDSVIIPADLRRIFSCLLSPSEFRLWEVNWKREIGKVLPQLWENPGTAVDTEGGMITTEHLSGVGSWADGNYQAWYIPSEALKATTSAALKAFTSLRSPTTPLIPYSKIIQGDNEPFLLFTERLRKAIEVQVKDEATREGILTEMAATNANSACKAAILSLPFDPPADLTQMLEVCERKVAVLPENPLRSQHPPPRRAAAAAAVPAEGKDGSLDA, encoded by the exons ATGGGTGCAAAGGTATCAACAACCCAAAAGAGACTGGTTCTTAAAGTTCAGGGAGTTTTAGTTGTTGGGGGGTTCGAGAATgttaacaaaaaagaaattaaaatgttggTCGCTTGGCTCCTCTCCCAATTCCCTGCCACCGACCCCGAGCAGATTGTCAATTATACTTTCTGGTCCCATGTTTCTTTGAAAGCAAATAGCATGTGCCGCTCGGGGGACTCCAAAATGTTGAAGATCGCATTTTTGTGTTCGACCATTCGGGACCTTTTAAAATCTCACAGGCAATTGGGAGAGCAGCCAACCGTAAATGAGTTTGTCCCCAGTTCGGTTGTTCGTTCTTCCCCAGTCCCTCAATCCCTTAATTCTACCCCAAAATCTGGAATCCTGAAGAGAGCAGCTCGTTTCGGCAGCACGCAGGAGCCGTTCCATCTTCCTGGCTCTCTTCAGGATGTCCCTTCCCCCCGTCTGAAGAGTCCTGGCCAGACTCCTCGGGATTCTTCCTACCCTCCTTTTTCCCCAGTTAAAGTCCTTAAAGGTTCTAAAACTGTTCGTTTTCACCCTCTTCCTTCTCCCACTCCCTCAGAAAGCTCGCTGACCCAAGATGGCGTCAGCGAGCCACAAAATGGCGGGTGCCACGTGCAACCTCCCGCCAAAAcctttcctcctccccacaATCCTTTTCGTTCTTCCCGCAATCCCTTTCGTTGTCCTGACTCCTCCTCCTTcactccttccctctcctcttccGCTCCGCCCTTGCCTCCGCCCATCGCTCCTCCTTCTGCAACGCCTCACACGTACCTCACCTCTGAGGCGGGGACAACGTCATCAGTCCCTGCCCCCGTCACTGGCTCCTCCCCTTCCGTCCCAAGTTCCGGTTCCCACGGTCTGCCTTCCGGTTCCCACGGTCCGTCGGGTGCTGGGGGGGGGGCCGGGAGCCGGGACCCGGGGTCGATGCCCACTCTTTCCGCGGCCCCGGTCACATACAttccagggagggagggaaggaccCAGGCCCATTGGACCCCGTTTCCTAACACCGCAATTAAGGAGCTGTGCAAGGCCCAAAAGGATTATTCCCGGGAGAGTGAATTCTTCCGGGGGATCCTGAGAGCCACTCTCACAGACTCTGTAATTATTCCCGCAGATCTGCGACGGATTTTTTCATGCCTGTTGAGCCCCTCAGAGTTCCGTCTCTGGGAGGTCAATTGGAAAAGGGAAATAGGCAAAGTTTTGCCTCAATTATGGGAAAATCCAGGCACCGCCGTAGACACGGAGGGGGGAATGATTACCACAGAACATCTTAGCGGTGTTGGGTCCTGGGCAGACGGGAACTACCAAGCATGGTACATTCCATCAGAGGCATTAAAAGCCACAACATCAGCTGCGTTGAAAGCCTTCACCAGCCTGAGGTCTCCAACCACACCTCTCATTCCTTATTCCAAAATCATTCAGGGTGATAATGAACCTTTTCTTTTGTTCACTGAGAGGTTGCGAAAAGCCATTGAAGTGCAGGTGAAGGACGAAGCCACCAGGGAGGGGATCCTGACGGAGATGGCAGCCACCAACGCCAACTCTGCATGCAAGGCTGCCATCCTCAGTCTCCCCTTCGATCCACCGGCTGACCTAACACAAATGTTAGAAGTATGCGAGCGAAAGGTGGCAGTCCTCCCGGAAAATCCTCTTCGAAGTCAACATCCGCCACCTCGGAgggccgccgctgctgctgctgttccagcGGAGGGAA AAGACGGGTCACTGGATGCCTGA